Proteins encoded by one window of Candidatus Poribacteria bacterium:
- a CDS encoding tetratricopeptide repeat protein has protein sequence MRTIMIIILLISPVQTAIGGWDSVEEEKLFRFANSLFKEGEYRAALAEYKRLIFLYPKGDRVDEARYRIGACYQNLELYHNAIAAYEAYLARYPRSPLRERAKLNIAECYLLARERKEAKRRFEFLISSADDEVAIRARFLLGLMSVEEEDWSEAIRWFRSIMKLYPHSDQASLAGSMYDLAQRGASLKKRSPLKAALISALLPGVGQIYGGNLSRGLKFAAVFGLSTVSSIRYAREGHTALAVHMGLLAGAIYLWNIRDASDVAKESNLFSRSIILKRMRDQIEKAGAFKR, from the coding sequence ATGAGGACGATCATGATCATCATCCTCCTGATATCCCCCGTCCAGACGGCTATAGGAGGCTGGGATTCGGTGGAGGAGGAGAAGCTGTTCCGATTTGCCAACTCCCTCTTCAAGGAGGGGGAATACAGGGCCGCGCTGGCGGAGTATAAGCGGCTCATCTTCCTTTACCCGAAGGGCGATCGGGTTGATGAGGCCCGTTACCGTATAGGGGCGTGCTATCAGAACCTGGAGTTGTACCATAACGCCATAGCGGCCTATGAGGCATATCTGGCGAGATATCCGAGATCGCCTTTGAGGGAACGGGCCAAGCTCAACATAGCGGAGTGTTATCTGCTGGCAAGAGAGAGGAAGGAGGCGAAGAGGAGGTTCGAGTTCCTGATCTCAAGCGCGGATGACGAGGTGGCGATCAGGGCGAGGTTTCTCCTGGGGCTGATGAGCGTCGAGGAGGAGGACTGGTCTGAGGCGATCAGATGGTTTCGTTCCATAATGAAGTTGTATCCCCACTCCGATCAGGCTTCCTTGGCGGGAAGCATGTACGATCTGGCACAGCGCGGCGCATCGCTTAAGAAACGATCTCCGCTCAAGGCCGCCTTGATCTCGGCGCTGTTGCCGGGGGTAGGCCAGATATACGGCGGAAACCTCTCAAGAGGGCTCAAATTCGCCGCCGTTTTCGGCCTGTCAACCGTAAGTAGCATTCGCTACGCTAGAGAGGGACACACGGCCCTTGCTGTCCATATGGGGCTGTTGGCGGGGGCGATATACCTGTGGAACATCAGAGACGCATCGGACGTCGCTAAGGAGAGCAATCTGTTCTCGCGATCCATCATTCTCAAGCGCATGAGAGATCAAATAGAGAAGGCGGGCGCCTTTAAACGATGA
- a CDS encoding transglycosylase SLT domain-containing protein yields the protein MIRRGGNFILISLVILTLVSICVADEADRSFKKATEYRLSGKLERAIQLYRKTVETSKEPLSEHALYHIGEISAALERWDESIAAFRLYLRRYPRGVRRKEALLGLGEGYLNAGRFDKVIEVYSALLKEGLNPAMALLRIGRGYEGVGKYREAISYYRKVIERYPSAFYAESAISRLDGLARKGKFHFTRKDLLLQGIALYRSGKYRDARRRFIRIRLRRGDSISTKALYYTGMSHMDERRYKSAISIFNKLLKSYPYPGYVTSARFRIAQCYRRRGYRREAERRFLDFARRYPWSRWADDALYEAGSIQMEEGRYSAAAYTFRRLATKYGTGRLADDALWLAGWCEYKRHRYSKALEPFRELLRSHSKSRFASAARYWMARIYERIGNRASALYHYRRLAADDNWYYGVKARKRLRSMGMKVRVDPKRKAKLRDWDLKPFPRADKLISLGAYDDGARELTAILPGNRNLRARIYYNLSVCYGRMKSYPQSIKYGIYLRGVLGDSPDALKLAYPMPYRRAIERWAAEFGLDSGFVAAMAYEESRFDPKAVSPAGAIGLMQIMPSTGKSMARRLGIRRFSSSNLFNPELNIRLGCYYISQLMKTFKGQLELVAAAYNGGPGRVNGWIKRFGDEEIDEFVEDIPYPETRRHVKKTIATYEIYRTIY from the coding sequence ATGATCCGACGGGGCGGGAACTTCATACTCATAAGCCTTGTGATCCTTACACTTGTTTCGATCTGTGTGGCCGATGAGGCGGACCGGAGCTTCAAAAAAGCCACCGAATACAGGCTCTCCGGGAAGCTCGAAAGGGCGATACAGCTTTACAGAAAGACCGTCGAAACCTCCAAAGAACCCCTATCGGAACACGCCCTATACCACATAGGGGAGATATCGGCGGCCTTGGAAAGATGGGACGAGTCGATCGCAGCCTTCCGTCTCTATCTGAGGAGATATCCTAGGGGCGTGAGAAGGAAGGAGGCGCTTCTGGGGCTCGGCGAAGGATATCTGAATGCCGGCCGATTTGACAAGGTCATCGAGGTCTATTCCGCTCTGCTTAAAGAGGGGTTAAACCCCGCCATGGCCCTGTTGAGGATCGGCAGGGGATATGAAGGGGTGGGTAAGTATAGGGAGGCGATCTCATATTACCGGAAGGTGATTGAGAGATATCCCTCCGCCTTTTACGCGGAATCGGCCATCTCCAGACTCGATGGCCTCGCGCGAAAGGGGAAGTTCCATTTCACACGGAAGGATCTCCTGTTGCAGGGGATAGCCCTCTATAGATCCGGCAAATACAGGGATGCCAGAAGGAGGTTTATAAGGATCAGATTGAGAAGGGGCGATTCCATATCGACGAAGGCGCTCTATTACACTGGAATGAGCCATATGGATGAGAGGAGATATAAGTCGGCCATCTCGATCTTCAACAAGCTGCTCAAATCCTATCCATATCCCGGATATGTCACCTCCGCTAGGTTCAGGATCGCTCAGTGTTACAGGCGACGCGGCTATAGGAGGGAGGCCGAGAGGAGGTTCCTCGATTTTGCGAGGCGATATCCGTGGAGCAGATGGGCCGATGACGCCTTATATGAGGCCGGATCGATACAGATGGAGGAGGGCAGATACTCCGCCGCGGCGTATACGTTTCGGAGATTGGCGACTAAATACGGCACGGGCAGACTTGCCGACGACGCGCTATGGCTGGCGGGATGGTGTGAGTATAAAAGACATAGGTACTCGAAGGCCCTTGAACCCTTCAGGGAACTTCTCCGGTCGCATTCCAAAAGCAGGTTCGCCTCGGCGGCCAGATACTGGATGGCGAGAATCTATGAGAGGATCGGCAACAGAGCCAGCGCCCTCTACCACTACAGGAGGTTGGCCGCCGATGATAACTGGTATTACGGGGTTAAGGCCAGGAAGAGGCTGAGGTCGATGGGGATGAAGGTGAGGGTTGATCCCAAAAGAAAAGCGAAATTGAGGGATTGGGATCTGAAACCCTTCCCGCGGGCGGACAAGCTCATCTCCCTCGGCGCCTATGACGATGGAGCGCGGGAGCTCACGGCGATATTACCCGGGAATAGGAACCTGCGAGCCCGGATCTACTACAACCTCTCGGTCTGCTACGGCAGAATGAAATCCTACCCTCAATCGATCAAATATGGAATATACCTCAGAGGAGTTCTGGGCGATTCGCCGGATGCGCTTAAACTCGCCTATCCGATGCCATATCGCCGGGCGATAGAGAGATGGGCCGCCGAATTCGGTCTGGACTCCGGTTTTGTGGCGGCGATGGCATATGAGGAGAGCAGGTTCGATCCGAAGGCGGTCTCCCCGGCCGGAGCGATCGGTCTGATGCAGATCATGCCTTCCACCGGAAAAAGCATGGCGAGGAGGCTTGGAATCAGGCGGTTCTCCTCCTCAAACCTCTTCAACCCCGAGCTGAACATCAGACTCGGATGTTATTACATCTCCCAATTGATGAAGACCTTTAAAGGACAACTTGAACTTGTGGCGGCAGCGTATAACGGCGGCCCAGGCAGGGTGAACGGCTGGATCAAGCGATTCGGCGATGAGGAGATAGATGAGTTCGTCGAGGATATCCCCTATCCGGAGACCCGAAGACATGTCAAGAAGACTATCGCCACCTACGAGATATATCGGACGATCTATTAA
- a CDS encoding SGNH/GDSL hydrolase family protein: MGGFVFQDGEKVVFIGDSITDCGRRGEHAPYGNGYVKFAIDLITARYPERKITYFNEGIGGNTILDLRNRWETDVIAHNPDWVSVKVGINDLHRTLRRDETAVPPDRYERLYRECLSITREKTKAKLILIDPFYLSTDTDSGSFESQVLKLIPEYLEVVGKLAAEFEAVHVRTHEIFQRQLRYRPRDYFCPEPVHPYPSGHMVIALSLLEALGF, encoded by the coding sequence ATGGGTGGTTTTGTCTTTCAAGATGGTGAGAAGGTGGTCTTTATCGGTGATAGCATCACCGACTGCGGCAGGCGAGGCGAACATGCCCCCTACGGCAACGGATACGTTAAGTTCGCCATAGATCTCATCACCGCTCGATACCCCGAGAGGAAGATCACATACTTCAATGAGGGAATCGGTGGGAACACCATATTGGACCTGCGAAATCGATGGGAGACTGACGTTATAGCCCATAATCCGGATTGGGTTTCCGTCAAAGTGGGCATAAACGATCTCCACAGGACCCTCCGCCGGGATGAAACCGCCGTTCCCCCCGATAGATATGAGAGGTTATACCGGGAGTGCCTCAGCATAACGAGGGAGAAGACGAAGGCGAAGCTCATATTGATAGACCCGTTTTATCTCAGCACCGATACGGACTCCGGATCGTTCGAGAGCCAGGTGTTGAAGCTGATACCTGAGTATCTGGAGGTCGTTGGGAAACTCGCCGCCGAATTCGAGGCCGTTCACGTCAGGACGCATGAGATATTCCAGAGACAGCTCAGATATCGTCCGCGGGATTATTTTTGTCCCGAGCCGGTTCACCCCTATCCGAGCGGACATATGGTCATAGCCCTCTCCCTCCTTGAGGCGTTGGGGTTTTAG
- a CDS encoding SAM-dependent chlorinase/fluorinase has product MGVITLTTDFGLIDGYVGIMKGVIQRICPKAVVIDLTHDIPPQDILSAAFLLHVSHPYFPKDSVHVAVVDPGVGTERRAIALRTSNALFVAPDNGLLSFIVESENVEEVVDLNNPRYWLPKVSATFHGRDIFAPVGAHLARGVPLRELGQPIDVEDLIVFPVPRPHRENDVIFAQILYVDRFGNLTIDLPMERFKEKGEELLMIRLPDEARPLTLHPQDLTIHLVGCEISGIRRAYAEGSPGKPMALIGSAGYLEVAVPGDSAARLLSVKVGDEVKVRIERAP; this is encoded by the coding sequence ATGGGGGTTATCACGTTAACCACCGATTTCGGCCTGATCGACGGCTACGTCGGGATCATGAAGGGGGTCATACAAAGGATCTGCCCGAAGGCGGTGGTGATCGATCTCACTCACGATATCCCACCTCAGGACATCCTGTCGGCGGCCTTTCTACTCCACGTCTCCCATCCGTATTTCCCCAAAGATTCCGTGCATGTGGCGGTCGTCGATCCGGGGGTGGGAACGGAGAGAAGGGCCATCGCCCTGCGAACCTCAAACGCCCTCTTCGTAGCTCCCGATAACGGCCTGCTCAGCTTCATCGTCGAAAGCGAAAATGTAGAGGAGGTCGTAGACCTGAATAACCCCAGATATTGGCTTCCGAAGGTCAGCGCCACGTTTCACGGCCGGGACATCTTCGCCCCCGTCGGAGCTCACCTAGCAAGGGGGGTGCCTCTGAGGGAGCTGGGACAACCTATAGATGTCGAAGACCTGATCGTTTTTCCCGTCCCCCGACCTCACAGGGAGAACGACGTGATCTTCGCCCAGATCCTATACGTGGATCGATTTGGGAATCTCACGATCGATCTGCCGATGGAAAGATTCAAGGAGAAAGGCGAGGAACTGCTGATGATCCGTCTGCCTGATGAGGCCCGGCCGTTGACACTTCATCCTCAGGATCTGACGATTCACCTTGTGGGATGCGAGATCAGCGGAATACGGCGGGCCTACGCTGAAGGGAGCCCCGGTAAGCCGATGGCGCTTATCGGCAGCGCGGGATATCTTGAGGTGGCCGTCCCCGGCGATAGCGCGGCGCGGCTGTTGAGCGTGAAGGTGGGCGATGAGGTTAAGGTGAGGATCGAACGCGCCCCTTGA
- a CDS encoding D-alanine--D-alanine ligase yields MELEEIKRKLRGRRIAVLMGGTSGERAVSLRSGRNVLRALRSHGLDAVEIDPADPDFVRSLIDGKIDLAFIALHGRGGEDGAIQGLLESLSIPYTGSGVLASALAMNKVASKRIFLSVGIPTPQFMVIDPGVDLNEQCRLAIKRIGLPIVVKPTSEGSSLGVSIVKEEAFLLETVRKTLIQFGDIFLERFIPGREVTVGILGTGEGAYPLPVLELVPRREFYDYEAKYTPGMTRFILPAPFPREIYDRIQEVALMAHRALGCKGVSRVDIRVDPEGTPFVTDVNTVPGLTDLSDLPAQAKCAGIPYDELILRILESALAEG; encoded by the coding sequence ATGGAGCTTGAGGAGATCAAAAGAAAGCTCAGGGGCAGACGAATAGCAGTGTTAATGGGGGGCACATCGGGCGAGAGGGCGGTCTCATTGAGATCGGGCCGAAACGTCCTGCGTGCCCTCCGATCCCACGGGCTTGATGCTGTGGAGATCGATCCCGCTGACCCCGACTTCGTTCGATCGCTGATCGACGGGAAGATCGATCTGGCCTTCATCGCCCTGCACGGCAGAGGCGGCGAGGACGGGGCTATCCAGGGCCTTCTGGAATCGTTAAGCATACCATATACCGGCTCAGGCGTGCTCGCCAGCGCCCTCGCGATGAATAAGGTCGCCTCGAAGAGGATCTTCCTCTCCGTCGGCATACCGACGCCTCAGTTCATGGTGATAGACCCGGGCGTAGATCTAAACGAACAGTGCCGCCTTGCGATCAAAAGGATCGGCCTTCCCATCGTGGTCAAACCCACCTCCGAGGGCTCAAGCCTCGGCGTCTCGATCGTCAAGGAGGAGGCGTTCCTGCTCGAAACGGTCAGAAAAACCCTCATCCAATTCGGCGATATCTTCCTTGAGAGGTTTATCCCCGGCAGGGAGGTTACGGTCGGAATCCTGGGCACGGGCGAGGGAGCCTATCCCCTTCCGGTTCTGGAGCTGGTTCCCAGGAGGGAGTTCTACGATTATGAGGCGAAGTATACGCCCGGCATGACCCGATTCATCCTGCCGGCGCCCTTCCCGAGGGAGATATACGACCGAATTCAAGAGGTCGCCCTCATGGCCCATAGAGCCCTTGGCTGTAAGGGGGTATCCAGGGTGGATATACGCGTTGATCCCGAAGGCACTCCCTTCGTCACCGACGTCAACACGGTACCCGGTCTGACGGACCTCAGCGATCTGCCCGCCCAGGCGAAATGCGCCGGGATCCCATATGACGAGTTGATCCTCAGAATACTTGAAAGCGCCTTAGCGGAAGGTTAG
- a CDS encoding sugar phosphate isomerase/epimerase, whose product MRNIISCRPSSYGRYRDKAYEHLSQIGVTHVEIPMPKAEDVERVLDELSRYGLSVGSIQAPCDIKNEAVVDQFKVAVEVASRLGASRIFTSVHTGGLDKSIVYERLRRIGDVAAQKDVIVIMETHPDLVTNGDVALETMKGVNHPNVRINFDTANIYYYNEGVDGIEEMKKVLDYIEGVHLKDTNGQPKTWYFPTLGEGIVDFRKVRELLNARGFFGPFTIEIEGIKGENLTLEQMLERMEKSVQHLRECGY is encoded by the coding sequence ATGAGGAACATCATATCCTGCCGTCCCTCCAGCTATGGCAGATACAGGGATAAGGCGTATGAGCACCTGTCTCAGATCGGCGTGACACACGTCGAGATACCGATGCCAAAGGCCGAAGACGTGGAGAGGGTGCTCGATGAGCTTTCCAGATATGGGCTGTCGGTCGGGAGCATACAGGCTCCCTGTGATATAAAGAACGAGGCCGTGGTGGATCAATTCAAGGTGGCCGTCGAGGTAGCCAGTCGTCTCGGTGCAAGCCGGATATTCACCAGCGTCCATACCGGCGGGCTCGATAAATCCATCGTCTACGAGAGGCTCCGCCGAATCGGCGACGTGGCGGCCCAGAAGGATGTGATCGTCATCATGGAAACCCATCCGGACCTCGTCACCAATGGCGATGTGGCGCTCGAAACGATGAAAGGTGTGAATCACCCCAACGTCAGGATCAACTTCGACACCGCCAACATCTACTATTATAATGAGGGCGTGGATGGGATCGAGGAGATGAAGAAGGTTCTGGACTATATCGAGGGCGTGCATCTGAAGGACACCAACGGACAACCCAAAACCTGGTATTTCCCCACCCTGGGTGAGGGGATAGTGGACTTCAGGAAGGTGAGAGAACTGCTGAACGCCAGGGGGTTCTTCGGGCCTTTCACGATCGAGATCGAGGGGATTAAGGGCGAAAACCTCACCCTGGAACAGATGCTCGAGAGGATGGAGAAATCGGTTCAACATCTCAGGGAGTGCGGTTACTGA
- a CDS encoding CcmD family protein yields MAYFISAYLLIWGFLMGYLFYIFRRVVRLEKKVKALNEIMKDKGEVR; encoded by the coding sequence ATGGCATACTTCATCTCTGCATACCTGCTCATATGGGGTTTCCTTATGGGATACCTCTTCTACATCTTCAGAAGGGTCGTCAGACTTGAAAAAAAGGTCAAGGCCCTGAATGAAATCATGAAAGACAAAGGAGAGGTGAGATGA
- a CDS encoding PaaI family thioesterase encodes MELWDDSKCFACGKSNPIGLKLEFEISEGGRRVKTECLPNPWFQGWSNIVHGGIIATILDEAISRIGTVIWGASLTAYLQVRFRKPAPVGEKLYVEAEATRIRSRFVEAKARMSLGDGTIVAEAIGKCVNPMAKNAGSSPVER; translated from the coding sequence ATGGAGCTTTGGGACGATAGCAAATGCTTCGCCTGTGGCAAGTCGAACCCTATCGGTTTAAAGCTGGAGTTTGAGATATCGGAGGGAGGGCGTAGGGTGAAAACCGAATGCCTTCCCAACCCATGGTTCCAGGGGTGGTCGAATATAGTCCATGGAGGGATAATAGCCACGATACTGGATGAGGCGATAAGCCGAATCGGGACCGTCATCTGGGGCGCTTCACTGACAGCTTATCTTCAGGTGAGGTTCAGAAAACCCGCGCCTGTAGGTGAAAAGCTCTACGTGGAGGCAGAGGCCACGAGGATCAGGAGCAGATTTGTGGAGGCGAAAGCCCGGATGAGCCTTGGCGACGGGACGATCGTCGCCGAGGCGATCGGCAAATGCGTGAATCCTATGGCTAAAAACGCCGGCTCCTCCCCCGTTGAGAGGTAG
- the nadB gene encoding L-aspartate oxidase, which translates to MDPRYMVNFDSESGPRLQTDILVIGSGDAGLRAAIEAAGSCKVTVVTKGDIKDSSTAHAQGGIAVALSEEDTINSHVEDTLMAGDGLCNEAAVKEMVREGIDRVRELIGWGAHFDSENGKLSFGLEAAHRRRRIIHARGDATGEETQNVLVQRAANTPNIELIKHTFAIDLITIDDRCCGCVALFPDGQIGCIFAQAVILASGGLGQIYKYTSNPDVATGDGYAMAYRAGCVLTDMEFVQFHPTVMCLHGAPRFLISEAVRGEGAILVNSKGERFMPRYDPRAELAPRDIVSRAVWIEMHRTKNECVYLDVTHLDPEFVKRRFPTIYRACSEMGLNITTDLIPVQAAAHFMMGGVKTDLRSTTSLKGLFACGEVACTGVHGANRLASNSLLEGLVFGKRAGSTATRFVAENGIELDRIKVSWHKTKPEGEIEVEKAVEEIRDLMWGAAGIIRDGSTMRKTLEYLAGLNYTPRDMKREAFELCNMLQNSKLILHAALKRTESRGAHFRSDFPEKDEVNWRKHICIQRENGEVKLRCCPK; encoded by the coding sequence ATGGACCCGAGGTATATGGTCAACTTCGACTCCGAATCCGGCCCTCGCCTCCAAACCGATATCCTGGTGATCGGCAGCGGCGACGCCGGACTGAGGGCGGCCATAGAGGCGGCGGGAAGCTGTAAGGTGACGGTCGTAACGAAGGGCGATATCAAAGACAGCAGCACAGCCCATGCCCAGGGCGGAATAGCGGTCGCCCTGAGCGAGGAGGATACGATCAACTCGCACGTCGAGGACACCTTGATGGCCGGAGATGGTCTCTGTAATGAGGCGGCCGTCAAGGAAATGGTGCGTGAGGGAATAGATAGGGTCAGGGAGTTGATAGGGTGGGGGGCTCACTTCGACTCCGAAAACGGCAAGCTTTCTTTTGGCCTTGAGGCCGCCCACCGAAGAAGGAGGATCATCCACGCAAGGGGAGATGCAACCGGCGAGGAGACGCAGAACGTACTGGTCCAGCGCGCCGCAAACACACCCAACATCGAGTTGATAAAACATACCTTCGCCATCGATCTGATAACGATTGACGATAGATGCTGCGGCTGTGTGGCTTTGTTTCCCGACGGACAGATAGGATGTATATTCGCCCAGGCGGTTATCCTCGCCTCAGGGGGATTGGGGCAGATATATAAATACACGTCCAACCCGGATGTCGCCACCGGCGACGGATACGCGATGGCATATAGGGCGGGCTGTGTTTTGACCGATATGGAGTTTGTCCAGTTTCACCCGACGGTGATGTGTCTCCACGGGGCGCCGAGATTTCTCATATCTGAGGCCGTTCGCGGCGAAGGAGCTATCCTCGTAAACTCAAAGGGCGAAAGGTTTATGCCCAGATACGATCCCAGGGCGGAACTGGCCCCCAGGGATATCGTTAGCAGAGCGGTCTGGATTGAGATGCACCGCACGAAAAACGAGTGCGTCTATCTCGATGTGACCCACCTCGATCCGGAATTCGTCAAAAGGAGGTTCCCGACCATATACAGGGCCTGTTCGGAGATGGGATTGAACATAACGACCGATCTGATACCCGTCCAGGCAGCGGCCCATTTCATGATGGGCGGCGTTAAGACGGATCTTAGATCCACCACGTCGCTGAAAGGCCTGTTCGCCTGTGGAGAGGTGGCCTGCACCGGTGTTCATGGGGCGAACCGATTGGCGAGCAACTCGCTCCTTGAGGGACTGGTCTTCGGAAAACGAGCGGGCTCAACGGCAACCAGATTCGTCGCCGAAAACGGTATTGAACTCGACCGCATTAAGGTCTCCTGGCATAAGACGAAACCGGAGGGGGAGATCGAGGTCGAAAAGGCCGTAGAGGAGATAAGAGACCTGATGTGGGGGGCGGCGGGGATCATCAGGGACGGCTCCACCATGCGAAAGACATTGGAATACCTCGCCGGCCTGAACTATACCCCTCGCGATATGAAGAGGGAGGCGTTTGAGCTTTGTAATATGTTGCAAAACTCGAAGCTCATCCTTCATGCTGCTCTGAAGAGAACCGAAAGCAGAGGAGCTCACTTTCGATCCGATTTCCCCGAGAAGGACGAGGTAAACTGGAGAAAACACATATGCATACAAAGGGAGAACGGGGAGGTTAAACTGAGATGTTGCCCAAAGTGA
- a CDS encoding right-handed parallel beta-helix repeat-containing protein, translating to MIKAIAWLISIMSILILIGCAYSPSGEPQSSHPSEGEEVQTKSGRLQKDEIWSGEVWISGELVIPREVSVTVMPGTLVRFKSDGGRPGKIVVEGSFYAQGNPDRPIIFNSLSSSGGWDGIFFTKQSMGSALRSCIIQNHRQIYVNTDAVRINDCVINGAEEAGIVVDGVSPRLTNISVSQSSTGIYCLNGASPEISQSSITMNGYGIVCESGASPIISNSVIANNRMHGVVCYSGSSPKLVSNNIVHNGGWAVYGGGRLIDNFIMGNNRRPPDEVETETGPTGKQYQQVEEISGMRTSPIPYAGIRRGEM from the coding sequence TTGATTAAAGCCATCGCCTGGTTGATATCGATCATGTCGATCCTGATTCTCATCGGATGTGCCTATTCCCCATCCGGTGAACCTCAATCCTCACATCCATCCGAGGGCGAGGAGGTTCAAACCAAAAGTGGAAGGCTTCAAAAGGATGAGATATGGTCGGGTGAGGTATGGATATCCGGCGAGCTGGTGATACCGAGGGAGGTCTCCGTGACGGTCATGCCCGGCACGCTTGTGAGGTTTAAATCAGATGGAGGACGTCCTGGGAAGATAGTGGTTGAGGGCTCATTTTATGCCCAGGGGAATCCCGATCGTCCGATTATCTTCAACTCGTTGTCGTCCTCCGGGGGGTGGGATGGGATATTCTTCACCAAACAGAGCATGGGCTCGGCGCTCAGATCCTGTATCATACAGAACCACAGGCAGATATACGTCAATACCGACGCGGTGAGGATAAACGACTGTGTGATCAACGGCGCCGAGGAGGCCGGGATCGTGGTGGATGGGGTTTCACCGAGGCTGACCAACATCAGCGTCAGCCAGAGCAGCACCGGCATCTACTGTCTTAACGGCGCTTCACCCGAGATATCCCAGTCCTCCATAACCATGAACGGCTATGGGATCGTATGCGAATCGGGCGCTTCCCCTATTATCTCCAACAGCGTCATAGCCAACAATCGCATGCACGGTGTGGTCTGTTACTCCGGTTCCTCTCCAAAATTGGTCTCCAACAATATCGTTCACAACGGTGGCTGGGCCGTATACGGCGGCGGCAGGCTGATCGACAACTTCATAATGGGAAACAACAGACGTCCGCCGGATGAGGTCGAAACTGAGACGGGCCCTACCGGCAAGCAGTATCAACAGGTGGAGGAGATATCCGGCATGCGCACCTCGCCGATCCCGTATGCCGGGATCAGAAGGGGGGAGATGTGA
- a CDS encoding AAA family ATPase codes for MYEEYWGLREKPFENTPDPRFFFKTPSRQMAFLKLLYAISERKGSLIVGEYGCGKTLMTRAVLQELEPGSYDLALIVNPNMKSEELLRLILYEFGVETSSSDKDELIKRLNTLFLDNYEAERGTVIVIDEAHLIKDEDTLEDLRMLMNFQLNDVTLVSMVFAAHPQFLRRVDRMPQLKQRLSVIYQLDPLGLEETHDYIVHRLKVAGCSREIFTEEAMNLIFRSTAGIPRRINNLCDMSLLMGFIKKAEVIDETIVEEAMI; via the coding sequence ATGTATGAGGAATACTGGGGGCTGAGGGAGAAACCATTTGAAAACACGCCTGATCCGCGCTTTTTCTTCAAAACGCCCTCTCGTCAGATGGCTTTCCTCAAGCTGCTCTACGCCATCAGCGAGAGAAAGGGCTCTCTGATCGTGGGGGAATACGGCTGTGGCAAAACGCTCATGACAAGGGCTGTGCTCCAAGAGCTGGAGCCCGGCAGCTATGATCTCGCTTTAATTGTCAATCCTAATATGAAGTCGGAGGAGCTTTTAAGGCTGATACTTTACGAGTTCGGCGTGGAAACCAGTTCATCCGACAAAGACGAGCTGATTAAAAGGCTGAACACACTCTTCCTGGATAATTATGAGGCCGAACGCGGGACTGTGATAGTGATCGATGAGGCACATCTTATCAAGGATGAGGATACACTTGAAGACCTCAGGATGCTTATGAACTTCCAGCTCAACGATGTAACCCTCGTCTCGATGGTCTTCGCTGCTCATCCGCAATTCCTCAGGAGAGTCGATCGAATGCCCCAGTTGAAACAGCGCCTCTCCGTTATCTATCAGCTTGATCCGCTCGGTTTGGAGGAAACACATGACTATATCGTGCACAGACTTAAAGTGGCCGGTTGTTCCAGGGAGATCTTCACCGAGGAGGCGATGAACCTGATATTCCGATCCACCGCGGGGATACCCCGCAGGATAAACAACCTGTGCGATATGTCGCTGCTGATGGGCTTCATCAAGAAAGCCGAGGTCATCGACGAAACGATCGTTGAGGAGGCGATGATATGA